A window of Christiangramia forsetii KT0803 contains these coding sequences:
- a CDS encoding rhodanese-related sulfurtransferase has protein sequence MQLYNKLSAKEREALLEEAGEDRLTLSFYAYAKIGNPELFRNHLYIAWDQIDVLGRIYVAHEGINAQLSVPAKRFNEFKAFIDEIYFLENVRLNIAIEHDIKSFLKLKVKVRTKIVADGLNDETFDVTNKGVHVDASKFNELINDPNTVLVDMRNHYESEIGHFQGAITPDVDTFRDSLDIIEEDLKEHKEDKNLVMYCTGGIRCEKASAYYKHRGFKNVYQLEGGIIEYTRQVEKQQLENKFIGKNFVFDHRRSERISEDVIAQCHQCGKPCDTHVNCANEACHLLFIQCEECAEKMNICCSDNCKEIAALPYEEQKALRKGKGASNKIFKKGRSEVLRFKQ, from the coding sequence ATGCAACTGTACAATAAATTGAGCGCTAAAGAAAGAGAAGCCCTTTTAGAAGAAGCCGGAGAAGACAGGCTTACGCTCTCTTTCTATGCTTATGCAAAGATCGGAAATCCCGAATTATTCAGAAATCATTTATACATCGCCTGGGACCAGATAGATGTCCTTGGAAGAATTTATGTGGCGCATGAAGGTATCAATGCACAACTCTCTGTTCCGGCAAAGCGATTTAATGAATTCAAAGCATTTATAGATGAGATCTATTTTCTTGAGAACGTACGTTTAAATATCGCAATTGAACATGATATTAAGTCTTTCCTGAAACTGAAAGTGAAGGTAAGAACCAAGATCGTGGCCGATGGTTTGAACGATGAAACTTTTGATGTTACCAACAAAGGTGTTCATGTAGATGCTTCAAAGTTCAATGAACTTATCAATGATCCCAATACCGTTTTAGTAGATATGAGAAATCACTATGAAAGCGAAATTGGTCATTTTCAGGGAGCAATCACCCCAGATGTAGACACTTTCAGAGATTCTCTGGATATTATTGAAGAAGATCTTAAAGAGCATAAGGAAGATAAGAATCTTGTGATGTATTGCACAGGCGGAATTCGTTGTGAGAAAGCCAGTGCCTATTACAAACACCGCGGATTTAAAAATGTGTATCAGCTTGAAGGTGGAATAATTGAATATACGCGACAGGTAGAAAAACAGCAGCTGGAGAATAAATTTATTGGTAAAAATTTTGTTTTTGACCATCGTAGATCCGAGCGAATTTCAGAAGATGTGATCGCGCAATGTCATCAATGCGGAAAACCCTGTGATACGCATGTTAATTGTGCAAATGAAGCCTGTCACTTATTGTTTATTCAGTGTGAAGAATGCGCTGAAAAAATGAACATTTGTTGTTCAGATAATTGTAAAGAAATTGCGGCATTGCCTTATGAAGAGCAGAAAGCGCTTAGAAAAGGCAAGGGAGCGAGCAATAAGATCTTTAAAAAAGGAAGGTCTGAGGTTTTACGATTTAAGCAATAG
- a CDS encoding PSP1 domain-containing protein, translating into MACTSCSTGKDGQPKGCKNNGTCGTDGCNKLTVFDWLSNMSLPGGAEPFDFVEVRFKNGRKHFFKNTENLSLSIGDVVATEASPGHDVGIVSLTGELVRVQMKKKREDPNSAEILKIYRKASQRDIDVWQEARDREEKIQQRSRQIAIRLKLSMKISDIEFQGDASKATFYYTAEDRVDFRQLIKEFAREFNTRIEMKQIGLRQEAARLGGIGSCGRELCCSTWLTDFRSVSTSAARYQQLSLNPQKLAGQCGKLKCCLNYELDTYLEALKSFPKTDVKLKTKKGTAVCQKIDIFKGLLWYAYEGEWMNWHTLTPEQANKIIAKNKKDEVVGSLEEYELNLQLAETDQKSFNDGIGEDSLTRFDKPKQQQRKRRNKNKKRKKHKGNTSKSKNA; encoded by the coding sequence ATGGCTTGCACAAGTTGCTCGACCGGCAAAGACGGTCAGCCGAAAGGATGTAAGAACAATGGAACCTGTGGAACAGACGGATGTAATAAACTAACCGTTTTCGACTGGCTTTCTAATATGTCTCTTCCGGGAGGTGCAGAACCTTTCGATTTTGTTGAGGTCCGTTTTAAAAACGGGCGGAAACATTTCTTTAAAAACACTGAAAATTTAAGTCTGAGTATTGGCGATGTGGTTGCTACAGAAGCCAGCCCGGGCCATGATGTTGGGATTGTAAGTCTTACCGGGGAACTGGTAAGAGTTCAGATGAAAAAGAAGCGGGAAGATCCAAATTCGGCAGAAATTCTAAAGATCTATAGAAAAGCTTCTCAAAGGGATATCGATGTTTGGCAGGAAGCCCGTGACAGGGAAGAAAAGATCCAGCAACGCTCCAGGCAAATTGCTATCAGGCTTAAATTAAGCATGAAAATTAGCGATATCGAGTTTCAGGGAGATGCTTCAAAAGCAACTTTCTATTATACTGCGGAAGATCGTGTGGATTTCAGGCAGCTGATCAAAGAATTTGCCCGTGAATTCAATACACGTATTGAAATGAAGCAGATAGGTCTGCGTCAGGAAGCAGCAAGACTGGGAGGAATTGGTTCCTGTGGTCGTGAACTTTGCTGTTCTACCTGGTTAACAGATTTTAGATCTGTAAGTACTTCTGCAGCAAGATACCAGCAATTATCCCTGAATCCGCAGAAATTAGCGGGACAATGCGGGAAATTGAAATGCTGTCTAAACTATGAATTAGATACTTATTTGGAAGCCTTAAAATCTTTTCCGAAAACCGACGTTAAGTTAAAGACAAAGAAAGGAACTGCGGTATGTCAGAAAATTGACATTTTCAAGGGTCTTCTTTGGTATGCTTATGAAGGTGAATGGATGAACTGGCATACGTTGACTCCGGAACAGGCGAATAAGATCATTGCTAAAAATAAGAAGGACGAAGTGGTTGGAAGTTTAGAAGAATACGAATTGAATCTGCAGTTAGCTGAAACCGATCAAAAGAGTTTTAATGACGGTATTGGTGAAGATAGCCTTACCAGGTTTGATAAGCCAAAGCAACAACAGCGTAAACGCAGAAACAAGAATAAGAAGAGAAAAAAACATAAAGGGAATACTTCAAAGTCTAAAAATGCGTAG
- a CDS encoding gliding motility lipoprotein GldH gives MRSAFSVFIFIFTIILFSSCDKKRVYDEYESIHEWHKDSLVNFELDNIDSTKVYDLFINIRNNNDYRYSNLFLITEIKFPQGKVISDTLEYDMTKPNGEWLGIGFGDVKESKLWYKENVKFDESGKYKVSIQQAMRKNGDVDGIQELEGITDVGFRIEKSDN, from the coding sequence ATGCGTAGTGCTTTTTCTGTTTTTATATTCATCTTTACTATTATCCTGTTTTCATCCTGCGACAAGAAAAGAGTTTATGATGAGTATGAGTCTATTCATGAATGGCATAAAGACTCCCTGGTAAATTTTGAGCTGGATAATATAGACTCTACAAAGGTCTACGATTTATTTATAAATATCAGGAACAACAATGATTACCGGTATAGTAATCTTTTTCTAATCACTGAGATTAAATTTCCGCAGGGAAAAGTGATTAGCGATACGTTAGAATATGATATGACCAAACCAAACGGGGAATGGCTCGGTATAGGTTTTGGGGATGTTAAAGAGAGCAAACTCTGGTACAAGGAGAATGTGAAATTCGATGAATCCGGAAAATACAAAGTAAGCATTCAGCAGGCAATGCGCAAGAATGGTGACGTAGATGGAATTCAGGAATTGGAAGGAATCACAGATGTTGGATTCAGAATTGAAAAAAGTGACAATTAA
- the recA gene encoding recombinase RecA, producing the protein MSNDKEKDAKLKALKLTLDKMDKTYGKGTVMKMSDQVVVDVDAISTGSLGLDLALGVGGYPRGRVIEIYGPESSGKTTLTLHAIAEAQKKGGIAAFIDAEHAFDRFYAEKLDVDIDNLIISQPDNGEQALEITDNLIRSGAIDIIVIDSVAALTPKSEIEGEMGDSKMGLHARLMSQALRKLTSSISKTNCTVIFINQLREKIGVMFGNPETTTGGNALKFYASVRLDIRRSTQIKDSANNVMGNKTRVKVVKNKVAPPFKMAEFDIMYGEGISKIGEIIDIGVDYEIVKKSGSWFSYEDTKLGQGRDAVKILLKDNPDLMEELEEKIKNAIKAAKE; encoded by the coding sequence ATGAGCAACGATAAAGAAAAAGACGCAAAACTAAAGGCACTGAAGCTTACCCTGGATAAAATGGACAAAACCTACGGAAAAGGTACGGTCATGAAAATGAGCGACCAGGTAGTAGTAGATGTAGACGCTATTTCTACAGGTTCTTTAGGCCTTGATCTTGCATTGGGAGTTGGAGGATATCCAAGAGGAAGGGTAATTGAAATTTACGGTCCTGAATCTTCAGGTAAAACAACCCTTACGCTACATGCAATCGCTGAAGCGCAGAAAAAAGGCGGAATTGCAGCTTTTATTGATGCTGAACATGCTTTTGATAGATTTTACGCTGAAAAACTGGATGTAGATATAGATAACCTGATCATTTCTCAACCAGACAATGGAGAGCAGGCGCTTGAAATTACAGATAACCTGATTCGATCAGGTGCTATTGATATTATTGTGATTGACTCTGTTGCAGCTCTTACTCCAAAAAGTGAGATCGAAGGAGAAATGGGAGATTCTAAAATGGGGCTTCATGCTCGTTTAATGTCTCAGGCACTTAGAAAGTTAACTTCTTCTATTAGTAAAACTAACTGTACGGTAATTTTCATTAACCAGTTAAGAGAGAAAATCGGGGTAATGTTCGGGAATCCTGAAACCACTACCGGTGGTAATGCTCTTAAATTTTATGCTTCCGTAAGACTTGATATTAGAAGGTCTACACAAATAAAAGATAGCGCCAACAATGTGATGGGTAATAAAACCCGTGTTAAAGTTGTAAAGAATAAAGTGGCTCCACCATTTAAAATGGCCGAATTTGATATCATGTATGGGGAAGGGATTTCCAAAATTGGGGAGATCATCGATATTGGAGTAGATTATGAGATCGTAAAGAAAAGTGGTTCATGGTTTAGTTACGAAGACACCAAACTGGGACAGGGACGTGATGCGGTTAAGATACTGCTAAAGGATAATCCGGATCTTATGGAAGAGCTGGAAGAAAAGATTAAAAACGCTATTAAAGCCGCTAAGGAATAA
- a CDS encoding RNA polymerase sigma factor yields MVKIKNLIQGCKNQDRNAQEQLYRLYAAKLFGVCLKYSNNYQEAEDNIQDGFVTIFEKISQYKDEGSFEGWMKRILINTALQKHRQQKVYGLTNEDNIQEEEIEVETDEPSVDFLLECVQSLPDRYRQVFNMYVMDGFSHKEIANLLKISEGTSKSNLARARMALRDKIEKKENIKNSAQSS; encoded by the coding sequence TTGGTAAAAATTAAGAATCTTATTCAGGGGTGTAAAAACCAGGATAGAAATGCTCAGGAACAGCTTTACCGTCTTTATGCGGCAAAGCTGTTTGGTGTATGTCTTAAATATTCCAATAATTACCAGGAAGCAGAAGACAATATTCAGGATGGCTTTGTAACCATATTTGAAAAGATCTCACAATATAAAGATGAAGGTTCTTTTGAGGGCTGGATGAAAAGGATTTTGATAAACACAGCGCTTCAAAAACACAGGCAGCAAAAAGTATATGGCCTCACCAATGAAGACAATATTCAGGAAGAAGAAATCGAGGTAGAAACAGATGAACCTTCTGTTGATTTTCTTCTGGAATGTGTACAAAGTCTTCCAGACAGATACCGACAGGTCTTTAATATGTATGTTATGGATGGTTTTTCACATAAAGAAATTGCCAACCTGCTAAAAATATCTGAAGGAACTTCAAAATCCAATCTTGCCAGAGCGAGAATGGCTTTAAGAGATAAAATTGAAAAAAAAGAAAATATTAAAAATTCGGCTCAATCGTCATGA
- a CDS encoding membrane lipoprotein lipid attachment site-containing protein, whose protein sequence is MKRLIFAFMALLTLSSCSVDDDAANLSYDFAEITDSTFPEFFEAGKSYDLKLTYKRPTTCHNFIGIDGGREDLNSNEIFLYALTSLDRGATGCDSSNETNLISETTIRGFSISANITDDEVFIFQLWTGEDANGDPVFTTIEVPVGDPEVPNSSS, encoded by the coding sequence ATGAAACGATTGATTTTTGCCTTTATGGCATTGCTTACCCTGAGCAGTTGTTCAGTTGATGACGACGCTGCAAATTTATCTTATGATTTTGCAGAAATTACAGATTCCACATTTCCGGAATTTTTTGAAGCAGGCAAGAGTTATGATCTCAAATTAACCTACAAAAGACCTACGACCTGCCATAATTTTATTGGAATTGATGGAGGAAGAGAGGATTTGAATTCAAACGAAATATTTTTATATGCCCTCACTTCCCTTGATCGTGGAGCTACAGGATGTGATTCCTCCAATGAGACTAATTTAATTTCCGAAACTACGATTAGAGGTTTTAGCATTAGCGCAAATATTACAGATGATGAAGTTTTTATATTTCAACTATGGACGGGCGAGGATGCTAATGGAGATCCGGTTTTCACGACAATAGAAGTACCGGTAGGTGATCCTGAAGTTCCAAATTCGTCCTCATAA
- a CDS encoding penicillin-binding protein 1A — MARTPKKTKKPAHSNRKFIVGFWTLFGIGILVSIFIFLLAGWGAFGKMPSFDELENPETNLATEIFSSDGETLGKYYSENRTPIKYDDLPEHLVQALVATEDERFYQHAGIDAKGTVRAAVYLGTRGGASTITQQLAKQLFTEDVAQNNVERVFQKVKEWVISTRLERQYTKEEIITMYFNKYDFIYQAVGIRSASKIYFDKEPRDLKIEESAVLVGMLKNSALYNPMRRPEMVKDRRNQVFEQMNRNGFLSEQEMDSLQKLPMKIEFTPEGHDEGMATYFRAYLQKFMRNWIEENPKPDGSEYSLFRDGLKIYTSLDSKMQEYAEDAVTKHISHIQKEFDRQNENNSTAPFRDIDKSEVESLVESAMQRSARWNKMEAQGKSEEEIRNSFTEDAEMRVFSWKGTIDTVMTPRDSILYYKSFLQAGMMSMVPQTGEVKAWVGGTNFKHFKYDHVKQGKRQVGSTFKPFVYATAIDQLKFSPCDTLPRARFTIEAGKHGNQKDWSPKNAGNDGYEGMISLKEALAKSVNTVTARLIDKTGPGPVIDLAKKLGVDVSNIPKVPSIALGTADLSLFEMVSAFSTFANQGVYVKPVLVNRIEDKNGTVLYQHVPETRDVLSKEAAYVTTTLLEGVTQSGSGIRLRGTWAKGRQDYERAVTGYPYDFKNPIAGKTGTTQNQSDGWFIGMVPNLATGVWVGAEDRAVHFPGIRYGQGATMALPIWGMYMKDVYKNEDLKVSKDAFERPKNLSIEVNCDNYGANQNTNDSVPDELDF, encoded by the coding sequence ATGGCCCGCACACCCAAAAAAACTAAGAAACCTGCACACAGCAATCGTAAGTTTATTGTTGGATTCTGGACACTTTTCGGAATTGGAATTCTAGTATCAATCTTTATCTTTTTACTTGCAGGCTGGGGAGCATTTGGTAAAATGCCAAGCTTTGATGAGCTTGAGAACCCTGAAACTAATCTTGCTACCGAAATATTTTCTTCAGACGGTGAGACTTTGGGTAAATACTATAGCGAAAATAGAACACCTATTAAATACGATGACCTGCCAGAGCATTTGGTTCAGGCCTTAGTGGCAACAGAAGATGAACGCTTCTATCAGCATGCGGGAATAGATGCAAAAGGAACCGTAAGGGCCGCTGTTTATCTGGGAACCAGGGGCGGAGCAAGTACCATCACACAACAGCTGGCAAAACAACTTTTTACAGAAGACGTTGCTCAGAATAATGTAGAAAGGGTCTTTCAGAAAGTCAAGGAATGGGTGATCTCCACGAGATTGGAACGCCAGTATACCAAGGAGGAGATCATTACCATGTATTTTAATAAATACGATTTTATTTATCAGGCAGTAGGAATACGTTCAGCTTCTAAAATTTATTTTGATAAAGAACCTAGGGATCTAAAGATAGAAGAATCGGCTGTATTGGTAGGGATGCTTAAGAACTCTGCTTTATACAACCCTATGAGAAGACCTGAAATGGTAAAAGACAGAAGAAATCAGGTTTTTGAACAGATGAACCGTAATGGTTTTCTTTCTGAACAGGAAATGGATTCACTTCAGAAGTTACCTATGAAGATTGAATTTACCCCGGAAGGCCATGATGAAGGGATGGCAACTTATTTCAGAGCTTATCTTCAGAAGTTTATGAGGAATTGGATTGAAGAAAATCCTAAGCCAGATGGTAGCGAATATAGTCTTTTTAGAGACGGACTTAAAATTTATACCAGTTTAGATTCTAAGATGCAGGAATACGCAGAAGACGCCGTAACAAAGCATATTTCGCATATTCAGAAGGAATTTGATCGTCAAAATGAAAATAATTCTACAGCCCCTTTTCGTGATATTGATAAATCTGAAGTAGAAAGTCTTGTAGAAAGCGCCATGCAGCGTTCAGCAAGATGGAATAAAATGGAGGCTCAGGGAAAATCTGAGGAAGAAATTAGAAATTCTTTTACAGAAGATGCAGAGATGCGTGTCTTTAGTTGGAAAGGAACTATTGATACAGTAATGACTCCCCGTGATTCCATCTTATACTATAAATCTTTCCTCCAGGCGGGAATGATGTCTATGGTGCCGCAAACTGGCGAGGTGAAGGCCTGGGTTGGTGGTACTAATTTCAAGCATTTTAAATACGATCACGTTAAGCAGGGGAAAAGGCAAGTGGGTTCTACTTTTAAACCCTTTGTATATGCCACAGCGATAGATCAGTTAAAATTTTCTCCTTGTGATACCCTGCCAAGAGCACGATTTACCATTGAGGCCGGAAAGCATGGCAATCAAAAAGACTGGTCACCAAAGAATGCCGGTAATGATGGTTATGAAGGGATGATTTCCCTGAAGGAAGCATTGGCAAAATCTGTTAATACGGTAACAGCAAGATTAATCGACAAAACAGGCCCGGGACCTGTAATAGACCTTGCGAAAAAACTAGGTGTTGATGTATCAAATATTCCAAAAGTACCTTCTATTGCTCTTGGAACTGCAGATCTTAGTTTGTTCGAAATGGTTTCGGCTTTTAGCACTTTCGCTAACCAGGGAGTGTATGTAAAACCCGTTCTAGTAAATCGTATCGAAGATAAAAATGGTACCGTACTATATCAACATGTACCTGAGACCAGGGATGTATTAAGTAAAGAGGCGGCATACGTAACTACTACATTATTGGAAGGGGTTACACAATCTGGGTCCGGTATTAGACTACGAGGAACCTGGGCAAAAGGACGACAGGATTACGAAAGGGCAGTGACCGGTTATCCTTATGATTTCAAAAATCCTATTGCCGGGAAAACGGGAACTACACAAAATCAAAGTGATGGTTGGTTTATAGGGATGGTTCCAAACCTTGCCACAGGTGTTTGGGTGGGAGCAGAAGATCGCGCGGTACATTTCCCGGGAATTAGATATGGCCAGGGAGCAACCATGGCGTTACCAATTTGGGGAATGTATATGAAAGACGTTTATAAAAACGAAGATCTCAAGGTTTCTAAAGATGCCTTTGAACGACCTAAAAATTTAAGTATTGAAGTGAATTGTGACAATTATGGTGCAAACCAAAATACGAACGATTCAGTCCCGGATGAGCTGGATTTTTAA